The proteins below come from a single Streptomyces spongiicola genomic window:
- a CDS encoding adenylate kinase: protein MRIVLVGPPGAGKGTQAAFLAGNLSIPHISTGDLFRANISQGTELGKQAKAYMDAGNLVPDEVTIGMARDRMAQPDAKNGFLLDGFPRNVSQAEALDTALASDGVKLDAVLDLEVPEDEVVKRIAGRRVCRNDSAHVFHVTYSAPRTEGVCDVCGGGLYQRDDDSEETVRKRLEVYHTQTEPIIDHYRAQGLLVTISALGKVDEVTERAMEALETDRAA, encoded by the coding sequence ATGCGAATCGTCCTCGTCGGACCGCCCGGTGCCGGCAAGGGAACGCAGGCCGCGTTCCTCGCCGGGAACCTGTCGATCCCGCACATCTCCACGGGCGACCTGTTCCGGGCCAACATCAGCCAGGGGACGGAGCTGGGCAAGCAGGCCAAGGCGTACATGGACGCCGGCAACCTGGTGCCGGACGAGGTGACCATCGGGATGGCGCGCGACCGGATGGCCCAGCCGGACGCCAAGAACGGGTTTCTGCTGGACGGCTTCCCGCGCAACGTCTCGCAGGCCGAGGCGCTCGACACGGCGCTGGCGTCGGACGGGGTGAAGCTGGACGCGGTCCTGGACCTGGAGGTCCCGGAGGACGAGGTCGTCAAGCGGATCGCGGGCCGCCGCGTCTGCCGCAACGACAGCGCCCACGTCTTCCACGTCACCTACAGCGCCCCCCGGACCGAGGGCGTCTGCGACGTGTGCGGCGGCGGCCTCTACCAGCGGGACGACGACTCCGAGGAGACCGTCCGCAAGCGGCTCGAGGTCTACCACACGCAGACCGAGCCGATCATCGACCACTACCGGGCCCAGGGCCTGCTGGTGACCATCTCCGCGCTCGGCAAGGTCGACGAGGTGACCGAGCGCGCGATGGAGGCACTGGAGACGGACCGGGCCGCCTAG
- the map gene encoding type I methionyl aminopeptidase, which yields MVQIKTPEQIAKMREAGLVVAAIHAATREAAVPGATTRDLDEVARKVIADHGAKSNFLGYGGFPATICTSVNEVVVHGIPDGKTVLKHGDVISVDAGAIVDGWHGDAAFTAFVGDGHAPELVELSRVTEESMWAGIAAMRNGNRLVDVSRAIETYIRRQPKPGGGRYGIIEDYGGHGIGTEMHMDPHLLNYVSRKRGRGPKLVPGVCLAIEPMVSLGTPHTEVLADDWTVITTDGTWSSHWEHSVALTEEGPLVLTAVDGGRAKLAELGVTAAPDPLA from the coding sequence ATGGTGCAGATCAAGACCCCCGAGCAGATCGCGAAGATGCGTGAGGCGGGGCTGGTCGTCGCCGCCATCCACGCGGCGACCCGCGAGGCGGCGGTCCCCGGTGCCACCACGAGGGACCTGGACGAGGTCGCCCGCAAGGTGATCGCCGACCACGGGGCCAAGTCCAACTTCCTCGGGTACGGCGGGTTCCCCGCCACCATCTGCACCTCGGTGAACGAGGTCGTCGTCCACGGCATCCCGGACGGCAAGACGGTCCTCAAGCACGGCGACGTCATCTCCGTCGACGCCGGGGCGATCGTCGACGGCTGGCACGGCGACGCGGCGTTCACCGCGTTCGTGGGCGACGGCCATGCTCCGGAGCTGGTCGAGCTCTCCCGGGTGACCGAGGAGTCCATGTGGGCCGGCATCGCCGCCATGAGGAACGGCAACCGGCTGGTCGACGTCTCCCGGGCGATCGAGACGTACATCCGCCGGCAGCCGAAGCCGGGCGGCGGCCGGTACGGGATCATCGAGGACTACGGCGGCCACGGCATCGGCACCGAGATGCACATGGACCCGCACCTGCTGAACTACGTCAGCCGCAAGCGCGGCAGGGGCCCCAAGCTGGTTCCGGGCGTCTGCCTGGCGATCGAGCCGATGGTGTCGCTCGGCACCCCGCACACCGAGGTGCTCGCCGACGACTGGACCGTGATCACCACGGACGGCACCTGGTCCTCGCACTGGGAGCACTCGGTGGCGCTGACGGAGGAAGGCCCGCTGGTGCTGACGGCCGTGGACGGCGGCCGGGCGAAGCTGGCGGAGCTGGGCGTCACGGCGGCTCCGGACCCGCTGGCCTGA
- the infA gene encoding translation initiation factor IF-1: MAKKQGAIEIEGTVIESLPNAMFKVELQNGHKVLAHISGKMRMHYIRILPDDRVVVELSPYDLTRGRIVYRYK, encoded by the coding sequence GTGGCCAAGAAGCAAGGTGCCATCGAGATTGAGGGCACCGTGATCGAGTCCCTGCCGAACGCCATGTTCAAGGTGGAACTCCAGAACGGTCACAAGGTCCTCGCGCACATCTCCGGCAAGATGCGGATGCACTACATCCGGATCCTTCCGGACGACCGGGTCGTCGTGGAGCTCTCTCCGTACGACCTGACGCGCGGGCGGATCGTCTACCGATACAAGTAG
- the rpmJ gene encoding 50S ribosomal protein L36, with translation MKVKPSVKKICDKCKVIRRHGRVMVICDNLRHKQRQG, from the coding sequence ATGAAGGTCAAGCCGAGCGTCAAGAAGATCTGCGACAAGTGCAAGGTGATCCGCCGTCACGGCCGGGTCATGGTCATCTGCGACAACCTGCGCCACAAGCAGCGCCAGGGCTGA
- the rpsM gene encoding 30S ribosomal protein S13 encodes MARVSGVDIPRDKRVEVALTYVFGIGRTLAQETLAATGVNPNARVRDLAEEDLVKIREYVDNNIKTEGDLRREIQADIRRKVEIGCYQGLRHRRGLPVHGQRTSTNARTRKGPRRAIAGKKKPGKK; translated from the coding sequence ATGGCACGCGTTTCCGGTGTTGACATCCCGCGCGACAAGCGCGTGGAGGTCGCACTCACCTACGTCTTCGGCATCGGCCGCACCCTGGCGCAGGAGACCCTCGCCGCGACCGGTGTGAACCCGAACGCCCGCGTTCGTGACCTGGCCGAAGAGGACCTGGTCAAGATCCGCGAGTACGTGGACAACAACATCAAGACCGAGGGCGACCTCCGTCGCGAGATCCAGGCCGACATCCGCCGCAAGGTCGAGATCGGCTGCTACCAGGGTCTGCGCCACCGCCGCGGTCTGCCGGTCCACGGCCAGCGCACCAGCACGAACGCCCGTACCCGCAAGGGTCCGCGTCGCGCCATCGCCGGCAAGAAGAAGCCGGGCAAGAAGTAG
- the rpsK gene encoding 30S ribosomal protein S11 — protein MPPKGRQGAVKKVRRKEKKNVAHGHAHIKSTFNNTIVSITDPSGNVISWASAGHVGFKGSRKSTPFAAQMAAESAARRAQEHGMRKVDVFVKGPGSGRETAIRSLQATGLEVGSIQDVTPTPHNGCRPPKRRRV, from the coding sequence ATGCCCCCCAAGGGACGCCAGGGCGCCGTCAAGAAGGTGCGCCGCAAGGAAAAGAAGAACGTCGCTCACGGCCACGCGCACATCAAGAGCACGTTCAACAACACGATCGTCTCGATCACGGACCCGAGTGGCAACGTGATCTCCTGGGCCTCCGCCGGCCACGTCGGCTTCAAGGGCTCGCGCAAGTCCACCCCCTTCGCCGCGCAGATGGCCGCCGAGTCGGCCGCCCGCCGCGCGCAGGAGCACGGCATGCGCAAGGTCGACGTCTTCGTCAAGGGTCCGGGCTCCGGCCGTGAGACCGCGATCCGCTCCCTGCAGGCCACCGGCCTCGAGGTCGGCTCCATCCAGGACGTCACCCCGACGCCGCACAACGGCTGCCGTCCCCCCAAGCGCCGCCGCGTCTGA
- a CDS encoding DNA-directed RNA polymerase subunit alpha, which yields MLIAQRPSLTEEVVDEYRSRFVIEPLEPGFGYTLGNSLRRTLLSSIPGAAVTSIRIDGVLHEFTTVPGVREDVTDLILNIKQLVVSSEHDEPVVMYLRKQGPGLVTAADIAPPAGVEVHNPDLVLATLNGKGKLEMELTVERGRGYVSAVQNKQVGQEIGRIPVDSIYSPVLKVTYKVEATRVEQRTDFDKLIVDVETKQAMRPRDAMASAGKTLVELFGLARELNIDAEGIDMGPSPTDAALAADLALPIEELELTVRSYNCLKREGIHSVGELVARSEADLLDIRNFGAKSIDEVKAKLAGMGLALKDSPPGFDPTAAADAFGADDDADAGFVETEQY from the coding sequence ATGCTGATCGCTCAGCGTCCCTCGCTGACCGAAGAGGTCGTCGACGAGTACCGCTCCCGGTTCGTGATCGAGCCGCTGGAGCCGGGCTTCGGCTACACCCTCGGCAACTCCCTCCGCCGTACGCTCCTCTCCTCGATCCCGGGCGCGGCCGTCACGTCCATCCGGATCGACGGCGTCCTGCACGAGTTCACCACCGTGCCGGGTGTCAGGGAGGACGTCACCGACCTGATCCTGAACATCAAGCAGCTGGTCGTCTCCTCGGAGCACGACGAGCCGGTCGTGATGTACCTGCGCAAGCAGGGCCCGGGTCTGGTCACCGCCGCCGACATCGCGCCCCCGGCCGGTGTCGAGGTCCACAACCCCGACCTGGTCCTGGCCACGCTGAACGGCAAGGGCAAGCTGGAGATGGAGCTGACCGTCGAGCGCGGTCGCGGCTATGTCTCCGCCGTGCAGAACAAGCAGGTGGGCCAGGAGATCGGCCGTATCCCGGTCGACTCCATCTACTCCCCGGTGCTCAAGGTCACGTACAAGGTCGAGGCCACCCGTGTGGAGCAGCGCACCGACTTCGACAAGCTGATCGTCGACGTCGAGACCAAGCAGGCCATGCGCCCGCGCGACGCCATGGCGTCGGCCGGCAAGACCCTGGTCGAGCTGTTCGGCCTGGCCCGCGAACTCAACATCGACGCCGAGGGCATCGACATGGGCCCGTCCCCGACGGACGCCGCCCTCGCCGCCGACCTGGCGCTGCCGATCGAGGAGCTGGAACTCACGGTCCGCTCCTACAACTGCCTCAAGCGCGAGGGCATCCACTCCGTGGGTGAGCTCGTCGCCCGCTCGGAGGCCGACCTCCTCGACATCCGCAACTTCGGTGCGAAGTCGATCGACGAGGTCAAGGCGAAGCTGGCCGGCATGGGCCTGGCCCTCAAGGACAGCCCGCCCGGATTCGACCCGACCGCCGCCGCCGACGCCTTCGGCGCCGACGACGACGCGGACGCCGGTTTCGTCGAGACCGAGCAGTACTGA
- the rplQ gene encoding 50S ribosomal protein L17 translates to MPKPAKGARLGGSAAHEKLLLANLAKSLFEHGRITTTEAKARRLRPVAERLITKAKKGDIHNRRLVLQTITDKGIVHTLFTEIAPRYAERPGGYTRITKIGNRRGDNAPMAVIELVEGEIAKKATVAEAEAATKRAVKEADEAKAEETEAEDAKADDVKAEETKAEETKAEETKAEDAAEAPAEESKDA, encoded by the coding sequence ATGCCGAAGCCCGCCAAGGGTGCCCGTCTGGGCGGCAGTGCCGCGCACGAGAAGCTGCTTCTCGCGAACCTCGCGAAGTCGCTCTTCGAGCACGGCCGCATCACCACGACCGAGGCCAAGGCCCGCCGCCTGCGTCCGGTCGCCGAGCGCCTGATCACCAAGGCGAAGAAGGGCGACATCCACAACCGTCGCCTGGTGCTGCAGACGATCACGGACAAGGGCATCGTCCACACGCTCTTCACCGAGATCGCCCCGCGCTACGCCGAGCGTCCGGGTGGCTACACCCGGATCACCAAGATCGGCAACCGCCGTGGTGACAACGCGCCGATGGCCGTGATCGAGCTCGTCGAGGGCGAGATCGCGAAGAAGGCCACCGTCGCCGAGGCCGAGGCCGCCACCAAGCGCGCGGTCAAGGAGGCCGACGAGGCCAAGGCCGAGGAGACCGAGGCGGAGGACGCCAAGGCCGACGACGTCAAGGCCGAGGAGACCAAGGCTGAGGAGACCAAGGCCGAGGAGACCAAGGCCGAGGACGCCGCCGAGGCTCCGGCCGAGGAGTCGAAGGACGCCTGA
- the truA gene encoding tRNA pseudouridine(38-40) synthase TruA has product MSDDVRPGFVRVRLDLSYDGRDFSGWARQTRGRRTVQAEIEDAIRTVTRSRDTYDLTVAGRTDAGVHARGQVAHVDLPQDLWAEHRDKLLRRLAGRLPHDVRVWKAEEAPDGFNARFSAIWRRYAYRVTDHPSGVDPLLRGHVLRHDRPLDADAMNAAAERLLGEHDFAAYCKKREGATTIRTLRELRWERDASGILTATVRADAFCHNMVRSLVGAMLFVGDGHRPADWPALVLAAGVRDSAVHVVRPHGLTLEEVGYPADGLLAARNLEARNRRTLPDRGAGAAGCC; this is encoded by the coding sequence GTGAGCGACGACGTGAGGCCCGGCTTCGTCCGGGTGCGGCTGGACCTGTCCTACGACGGCAGGGACTTCTCGGGCTGGGCCCGCCAGACACGTGGGCGGCGGACGGTCCAGGCCGAGATCGAGGACGCGATCCGTACCGTGACCCGTTCGCGGGACACGTACGACCTGACCGTCGCCGGCCGCACCGACGCGGGGGTGCACGCCCGCGGCCAGGTCGCGCACGTCGATCTGCCCCAGGACCTCTGGGCGGAGCACCGGGACAAGCTGCTGCGGCGGCTCGCCGGACGGCTGCCCCACGACGTCCGGGTCTGGAAGGCCGAGGAGGCGCCGGACGGTTTCAACGCCCGCTTCTCGGCGATCTGGCGCCGCTACGCCTACCGGGTCACCGACCACCCGTCCGGCGTCGACCCGCTGCTGCGCGGCCATGTCCTCCGGCACGACCGGCCGTTGGACGCTGACGCCATGAACGCGGCGGCCGAACGGCTCCTCGGGGAACACGACTTCGCCGCCTACTGCAAGAAGCGCGAGGGCGCCACCACCATCCGGACCCTCCGGGAGCTGCGCTGGGAGCGGGACGCGTCGGGGATCCTCACCGCGACCGTGCGGGCCGACGCCTTCTGCCACAACATGGTCCGCTCGCTCGTCGGCGCGATGCTGTTCGTCGGCGACGGCCACCGTCCGGCGGACTGGCCGGCCCTGGTGCTGGCCGCCGGCGTGCGTGACTCGGCGGTCCATGTCGTGCGGCCGCACGGGCTCACCCTGGAGGAGGTCGGCTATCCCGCCGACGGGCTGCTGGCCGCCAGGAACCTCGAGGCGCGCAACCGGCGTACGCTGCCGGACCGCGGCGCGGGGGCGGCGGGCTGCTGCTGA
- a CDS encoding CapA family protein produces the protein MVAVFAAGCAPGPVESQSKPGGRSFTVAAAGDVLIHPELVDQAAKDAEKTGEGEAGLDFGPMLAGLKPVISKADLGICHMETPVGEPEGPFEGYPEFLVPPQVLTALKDVGYDTCSTASNHTFDHGFKGVKRTLDALDEVGLGHTGSARTAEEAEQINIREVNGVKVAHLSYSWESFVHPTPEKQRWVLNRTDTSKIRKAEARARAKGAEAVILSIHWGAEYYNEPGTAQLRLAQWLTEETGIDLVIGHHAHVVQPIQKVNGTWIAYSLGNQVARHSSPAGITEEGAIGWFEFRETTDGWDVTARYRTTLVDIPPEVAPGEKLPEGAVEDHRVVDVRQVLGQPGELSEDRLARYRLAADRTRGFLFNRGAPGGDGLAELSLGK, from the coding sequence GTGGTCGCGGTGTTCGCCGCGGGCTGCGCACCGGGTCCCGTGGAGTCGCAGTCCAAGCCGGGCGGACGCTCGTTCACCGTGGCCGCAGCGGGCGACGTGCTCATCCATCCCGAGTTGGTGGACCAGGCGGCCAAGGACGCGGAGAAGACCGGTGAGGGGGAGGCCGGTCTGGACTTCGGGCCGATGCTCGCCGGGCTCAAGCCGGTCATCAGCAAGGCGGACCTGGGGATCTGCCACATGGAGACCCCGGTCGGGGAGCCCGAGGGCCCCTTCGAGGGATACCCGGAGTTCCTGGTTCCGCCGCAGGTCCTGACGGCGCTGAAGGACGTGGGCTACGACACCTGCTCTACGGCCTCCAACCACACCTTCGACCACGGTTTCAAGGGTGTGAAGCGCACACTGGACGCCCTGGACGAGGTGGGGCTCGGACACACCGGTTCCGCACGCACGGCCGAGGAAGCGGAGCAGATCAACATCCGCGAGGTCAACGGCGTCAAGGTCGCCCATCTCTCCTACTCCTGGGAGTCCTTTGTCCACCCCACCCCGGAGAAGCAGCGCTGGGTGCTCAACCGGACGGACACCTCGAAGATCAGGAAGGCTGAGGCCCGGGCCCGGGCCAAGGGTGCCGAGGCGGTGATTCTCTCCATCCACTGGGGCGCCGAGTACTACAACGAGCCGGGCACGGCCCAGCTGCGGCTCGCGCAGTGGCTCACCGAGGAGACCGGGATCGATCTCGTGATCGGACACCACGCTCACGTGGTCCAGCCGATCCAGAAGGTGAACGGCACCTGGATCGCCTACAGCCTCGGCAACCAGGTGGCACGGCACTCCTCCCCCGCGGGGATCACCGAGGAGGGGGCGATCGGCTGGTTCGAGTTCCGGGAGACGACGGACGGGTGGGACGTCACCGCCCGCTACCGCACCACGCTGGTGGACATCCCGCCGGAGGTGGCGCCCGGCGAGAAGCTGCCCGAGGGCGCGGTGGAGGACCACCGGGTCGTCGATGTCCGGCAGGTGCTCGGCCAGCCCGGCGAACTGTCGGAGGACCGGCTCGCCCGCTACCGGCTGGCGGCCGACCGCACCCGCGGATTCCTCTTCAACCGGGGGGCTCCGGGAGGCGACGGACTCGCCGAACTCTCCCTCGGGAAGTGA
- a CDS encoding HAMP domain-containing protein — translation MPLLGGIRPPIAVLCVLVLVLAGLTVQVLGPGGEAVVPKAVLSSQQRFAEDGAIALRASIDERVTDLHRTAAALNAGAPVEPERVLSDLGRTYQKWTGTTVLDLESGKVLATRGETIPLAWLDKDVLTGDQALKPRMVRLGTGDVRLMTMVVLDWKDRPQQLLVASNSLAVPAITLGPFRTMAVVTRDGEILATAGFEQAEALNSDKQRVELTFLQKQMSRLSDQAAERTEQHPVTAKEPGSRGYPGVSGTLLGDDYNGRIATAGYASLASSDPEEKESVAAGLGLTVVAMLPVVQQHAGEQGRELYGLVAAGALVVLGLLAAAVLWASVQRPLLRLFLESRRLARGDLTRPVSVPRWGEAARIGSALERMREQLRGAEADSGPAPRGGTGRFGTRGPLMLTAVLLLLWCVPVGLLLNRTDGSVSVPAAMVNDQRDRTDLIADRVRRALNEAQADLVSTSRLIDPGKSETTTGLLADALRKHTRYQALYVVGEGGRVVARAGGDPGAWRDGDDLPLVRVSGKGEKRPVIQVGAPVPEHKGTTLVGEMRVEFLNSLLKRPGLGEVRVVNADAETLAASDGFLAFEELPNDALPDLVRAAGVRVGAGPVENSLLIRDGGDVTVAAAAPFSGGGVAADLGWSVVSWQNAERLQIAPYEREDRSVLAGMLGLAAIIVCLGWVYLVVVRPLRALAAAAEKLADGDLKTVHYPRYQDEVGAVVRSLELLRQQLQTRRQNQARRSAEPRLGVGGR, via the coding sequence ATGCCGCTGCTGGGTGGCATCCGCCCGCCGATCGCGGTGCTGTGCGTCCTGGTCCTGGTCCTGGCCGGCCTCACCGTACAGGTGCTCGGTCCGGGCGGTGAGGCGGTCGTGCCGAAGGCGGTGCTGTCCTCGCAGCAGCGGTTCGCGGAGGACGGCGCCATCGCCCTGCGCGCCTCCATCGACGAGCGGGTCACCGACCTCCACCGGACCGCGGCCGCGCTGAACGCGGGTGCCCCGGTGGAACCGGAGCGCGTCCTGTCCGACCTGGGGAGGACCTACCAGAAGTGGACCGGCACCACCGTGCTGGACCTGGAGAGCGGAAAGGTCCTCGCGACACGCGGAGAGACCATTCCGCTGGCCTGGCTGGACAAGGACGTCCTCACCGGCGATCAGGCACTCAAGCCCCGCATGGTACGGCTGGGGACCGGTGACGTCCGGCTGATGACGATGGTCGTCCTCGACTGGAAGGACCGGCCTCAGCAACTGCTCGTCGCCTCCAACAGCCTGGCCGTTCCCGCCATCACCCTCGGCCCGTTCCGCACCATGGCGGTCGTCACCCGCGACGGCGAGATCCTCGCCACGGCCGGCTTCGAACAGGCCGAGGCGCTGAACTCGGACAAGCAGCGGGTGGAACTCACCTTCCTCCAGAAGCAGATGTCCCGCCTGTCCGACCAGGCGGCCGAGCGAACCGAGCAGCACCCCGTCACCGCCAAGGAGCCCGGTTCCCGGGGCTACCCCGGTGTCAGCGGAACCCTGCTGGGCGACGACTACAACGGCCGGATCGCCACCGCCGGTTACGCCTCGCTCGCCTCCTCCGACCCGGAGGAGAAGGAGAGCGTCGCCGCCGGCCTCGGGCTGACGGTCGTGGCCATGCTTCCCGTGGTCCAGCAGCACGCCGGCGAGCAGGGCCGGGAACTGTACGGACTGGTGGCGGCCGGCGCCCTGGTGGTGCTCGGGCTGCTCGCCGCGGCCGTGCTGTGGGCGAGCGTGCAGCGGCCTCTGCTGCGGCTGTTCCTGGAGTCCCGCCGGCTTGCCCGGGGAGATCTGACCCGGCCCGTCTCGGTACCCCGATGGGGAGAGGCCGCCCGGATCGGTTCCGCCCTGGAACGGATGCGCGAGCAGCTGCGCGGAGCGGAGGCCGACTCCGGCCCCGCCCCCCGCGGTGGTACAGGCCGGTTCGGGACCCGCGGACCGCTGATGCTGACCGCGGTTCTGCTGCTGCTGTGGTGCGTCCCCGTCGGTCTGCTGCTGAACCGTACGGACGGCTCGGTCAGCGTGCCCGCGGCCATGGTCAACGACCAGCGCGACCGCACCGACCTGATCGCCGACCGGGTCCGCCGGGCGCTGAACGAGGCCCAGGCCGACCTCGTCTCCACCTCCCGCCTGATCGACCCGGGCAAGTCCGAGACCACCACGGGTCTGCTGGCCGACGCCCTGCGCAAGCACACCCGCTACCAGGCGCTGTACGTCGTGGGCGAGGGGGGCAGGGTCGTCGCCCGGGCCGGCGGCGACCCGGGCGCCTGGCGCGACGGCGACGACCTGCCCCTGGTCCGGGTGTCCGGCAAGGGTGAGAAGAGGCCGGTCATCCAGGTCGGCGCGCCCGTGCCGGAGCACAAGGGCACGACCCTCGTCGGCGAGATGCGGGTCGAGTTCCTCAACTCGCTGCTGAAGCGGCCGGGCCTCGGCGAGGTCAGAGTCGTCAACGCCGACGCGGAGACCCTCGCCGCCAGTGACGGCTTCCTCGCCTTCGAGGAACTGCCGAACGACGCACTGCCCGACCTGGTCCGGGCCGCCGGTGTCCGGGTCGGCGCCGGCCCCGTCGAGAACAGCCTGCTCATCCGCGACGGTGGCGATGTCACCGTCGCCGCCGCGGCTCCCTTCTCCGGCGGTGGCGTCGCGGCCGACCTCGGCTGGAGCGTCGTCAGCTGGCAGAACGCCGAGCGTCTCCAGATCGCGCCCTATGAGCGCGAGGACCGCAGTGTGCTCGCGGGGATGCTCGGGCTGGCCGCGATCATCGTCTGCCTGGGCTGGGTGTACCTGGTGGTCGTACGGCCCCTGCGGGCCCTGGCCGCCGCCGCCGAGAAGCTCGCCGACGGCGACCTCAAGACCGTGCACTACCCGCGCTACCAGGACGAGGTCGGTGCCGTCGTCCGCAGCCTCGAACTGCTCCGCCAGCAGTTGCAGACCCGCAGACAGAACCAGGCGCGCCGGTCCGCCGAGCCCCGGCTCGGCGTCGGAGGAAGGTGA
- the pgsB gene encoding poly-gamma-glutamate synthase PgsB — protein sequence MLYLYFVLLIGGVFLFAAGVVEQRRHYAALHSIPSRVLVNGIRGKSSITRLCAGALRGGELVTVAKTTGTAARFIHPDATEEPVYRKFGIANVVEQIGIVRRAATYRPDALVIECMAVMPALQEVNQSKLIRSTIGVLCNVREDHLAEMGPTLDDVARSLCRSMPENGICVTAEKERFHILQEEADARNCELVYADPESVTDAELRGFSWFTFKENVAIALVVADLLGVEREVALQGMYDAPPDPGVLSVERYATPEGKRLAFANVFAANDPESTLMNINQLLDLGAISRPLNVVINCRPDRVERNGQMGEIIPDLQPDNVFVIGHPAKSAIDAIPAEWRDRAVDLGGERRSADEFMPALLERMSDGSSLVAIGNIHGQGEELLEYLAELPADESESESGADEVRQPAAAAASQPARLDPFASYPVAYEERYQASQTQEIPVVRIPVQPPGPDADARPVPEPRDRREWDHQAQGHGGRRGRGQWAQQDQQAQQAQQAQQAQDPSRQWEGQVQDPSRQWEGQAQDPSRQWEGQAQDPSRQWEGQVQDPSRQWEGQAQDPSRQWEGQAHDPAQQWNRQAGGQQEWDRQAWPPAEDPHGPPRHPTTEGGGMPPRP from the coding sequence GTGCTCTATCTCTACTTCGTCCTGCTCATCGGCGGGGTGTTCCTGTTCGCGGCCGGAGTCGTGGAGCAGCGCAGGCACTACGCCGCGCTGCACTCCATACCCTCCCGGGTCCTCGTCAACGGCATCCGCGGCAAGTCCTCCATCACCCGGCTGTGCGCGGGCGCGCTGCGCGGCGGTGAACTGGTCACCGTCGCCAAGACGACGGGTACGGCCGCGCGTTTCATCCACCCCGACGCGACCGAGGAGCCGGTCTACCGGAAGTTCGGCATCGCCAACGTGGTGGAGCAGATCGGCATCGTGCGCCGGGCCGCCACATACCGGCCGGACGCCCTGGTGATCGAGTGCATGGCCGTGATGCCGGCGTTGCAGGAGGTGAACCAGAGCAAGCTGATCCGTTCCACGATCGGCGTCCTGTGCAACGTCCGTGAGGACCACCTGGCCGAGATGGGCCCCACCCTGGACGACGTGGCCCGGTCGCTCTGCCGCTCGATGCCGGAGAACGGCATCTGCGTCACCGCGGAGAAGGAGCGTTTCCACATCCTCCAGGAGGAGGCGGACGCCCGTAACTGCGAGCTGGTCTACGCCGACCCGGAGTCGGTCACCGACGCGGAGCTGCGCGGCTTCAGCTGGTTCACCTTCAAGGAGAACGTGGCGATCGCCCTGGTCGTGGCGGACCTCCTCGGCGTGGAACGGGAAGTCGCCCTCCAGGGGATGTACGACGCCCCGCCGGACCCGGGCGTCCTCTCCGTGGAGCGCTACGCCACGCCGGAGGGCAAGCGGCTGGCCTTCGCCAACGTCTTCGCGGCGAACGACCCCGAGTCCACGCTGATGAACATCAACCAGCTGCTCGACCTCGGGGCCATCAGCCGCCCGCTGAACGTCGTGATCAACTGCCGTCCCGACCGCGTGGAACGCAACGGGCAGATGGGCGAGATCATCCCCGACCTCCAGCCGGACAACGTCTTCGTCATCGGGCACCCCGCCAAGAGCGCCATCGACGCCATCCCGGCCGAATGGCGCGACCGGGCGGTCGACCTCGGGGGTGAGCGGCGCTCGGCCGACGAGTTCATGCCCGCCCTGCTCGAGCGCATGTCCGACGGCTCCTCCCTGGTGGCGATCGGCAACATCCACGGCCAGGGCGAGGAGTTGCTGGAGTACCTGGCCGAACTGCCGGCGGACGAGAGCGAGAGCGAGAGCGGCGCGGACGAGGTACGTCAGCCCGCGGCCGCGGCGGCTTCCCAGCCTGCGCGGCTGGACCCCTTCGCCTCCTACCCCGTGGCCTACGAGGAGCGCTACCAGGCCTCCCAGACCCAGGAGATCCCGGTGGTCCGCATCCCCGTCCAGCCGCCCGGACCGGACGCCGACGCCCGCCCGGTGCCCGAACCGCGGGACCGGCGGGAGTGGGACCACCAGGCGCAGGGGCACGGGGGCCGCCGGGGACGGGGGCAGTGGGCCCAGCAAGATCAGCAAGCCCAGCAAGCCCAGCAAGCCCAGCAAGCCCAGGATCCGTCTCGGCAGTGGGAGGGGCAGGTCCAGGATCCGTCTCGGCAGTGGGAGGGGCAGGCTCAGGATCCGTCTCGGCAGTGGGAGGGGCAGGCTCAGGACCCGTCTCGGCAGTGGGAGGGGCAGGTCCAGGACCCGTCTCGGCAGTGGGAGGGGCAGGCTCAGGACCCGTCTCGGCAGTGGGAGGGACAGGCCCATGACCCGGCCCAGCAGTGGAACCGGCAGGCCGGCGGGCAGCAGGAGTGGGACCGCCAGGCGTGGCCGCCCGCCGAGGACCCGCACGGCCCGCCCCGCCATCCGACGACGGAGGGCGGCGGAATGCCCCCGCGCCCCTGA